The following coding sequences are from one Apteryx mantelli isolate bAptMan1 unplaced genomic scaffold, bAptMan1.hap1 HAP1_SCAFFOLD_34, whole genome shotgun sequence window:
- the LOC136996365 gene encoding LOW QUALITY PROTEIN: olfactory receptor 5P76-like (The sequence of the model RefSeq protein was modified relative to this genomic sequence to represent the inferred CDS: deleted 2 bases in 1 codon), translated as MSSQGTSCVTCWPPCPCDRYLAICQPLLCASLMNWKVCLQLASGSGLARSLMSTAVMWLFSQLQFCGPSATDHFFCGFTPLLALSCSDTTVPTLVTFIICFLDVVFPLLFTLASCVCTRAAILRIPTSVRRQKAFSACSSHLTVVTVFHGTLTIVYMMPRTALLRQLNKMLSFFYTILTPVVSPLIYSLQNREMKGTLGKALRKTVASTQSSY; from the exons TGTGACCTGCTGGCCACCATGTCCCtgtgatcggtacttggccatatgccaacCCCTGCTCTGTGCAAGCCTCATGAACTGGAAGGTGTGTCTCCAGCTGGCGTCGGGGTCTGGGCTAGCCCGATCACTAATGTCTACAGCAGTGATGTGGTTATTTTCTCAGTTACAGTTCTGTGGCCCCAGTGCCACTGATCACTTCTTCTGTGGTTTTACCCCTTTGCTAGCGctctcctgcagtgacaccacagtGCCTACACTGGTTACTTTCATAATCTGCTTTCTGGATGTAGTCTTCCCTTTGCTATTCACTCTGGCATCCTGTGTCTGCACCAGAGCTGCTATCCTGAGGATCCCCACCAGCGTGAGGAGGCAGAAGGCTTTCTCcgcctgctcctctcacctcaccgtgGTCACTGTTTTCCACGGGACCCTCACCATTGTCTATATGATGCccagaacagctctgctgagacAGCTCAATAAAATGCTGTCC TTTTTCTACACCATCCTCACACCCGTGGTCAGTccactcatctacagcctgcagaACAGGGAGATGAAGGGGACTCTTGGAAAGGCACTCAGGAAAACTGTGGCCTCCACACAGAGCTCATACTAG
- the LOC136996366 gene encoding olfactory receptor 6M1-like — translation MENGTSVTEFILAGFPNVHEVEILLLVVFLLIYLVTVLGNTLIIVLVYTDGHLHSPMYYFLSYLSFREISMTSSVVPKMLANFLSEKKTISFDGCFSQLFFSFLMGTTESILFAVTSYDTYVAVCNLLRHPSIMTSKVCSTLVLGCWAGAFVMILSSLVLAARLPYCGANVIDHYFCDSAPLLHLACADIQLIEWIDFMVFWVLLLSSLALTVLSYAYINSAIFRMPSAQGRQKAFATCASHFTVVSLGFGISIFVYARPSHMTSVHLNKRLPAVSSIVAPLVNPFIFSLRNEQMKEALKMLCIKAW, via the coding sequence ATGGAGAATGGCACATCTGTGACAGAGTTCATCTTAGCGGGATTTCCTAACGTCCATGAGGTGGAGATCCTCCTCTTGGTTGTGTTCCTGCTTATTTATTTAGTGACTGTCTTGGGAAACACTCTTATCATTGTCCTGGTATACACTGATggccatctccattctcccatgtATTACTTCCTCAGTTATCTGTCTTTCAGAGAGATCTCCATGACTTCCTCTGTGGTTCCTAAAATGCTGGCAAACTTCCTgtcagagaagaaaaccatttcctttgatgGCTGCTTTAGCCagctcttcttctctttcctcatggGCACAACTGAGTCCATCCTCTTTGCTGTCACGTCCTACGACACATATGTGGCTGTATGCAACCTACTAAGGCATCCCAGCATCATGACAAGCAAGGTATGCAGTACACTTGTTTTGGGCTGCTGGGCAGGTGCCTTTGTCATGATTCTGTCGTCTCTGGTTCTGGCAGCCCGGCTGCCATACTGTGGTGCCAATGtaatcgaccactacttctgtgacagTGCACCATTATTACACCTTGCTTGTGCTGACATCCAGCTTATTGAGTGGATTGATTTTATGGTGTTCTGGGTCCTGCTCCTTAGCTCTTTGGCACTGACTGTACTCTCCTATGCCTACATTAATTCTGCCATATTCCGGATGCCATCAGCACAGGGCAGGCAGAAAGCATTTGCAACTTGTGCTTCTCATTTCACTGTTGTTTCCTTGGGTTTTGGCATCTCCATCTTTgtctatgccaggccttcccacaTGACCTCTGTGCATCTCAACAAAAGACTCCCTGCTGTCTCCAGTATTGTGGCGCCTCTTGTAAACCCATTCATATTTAGCCTAAGGAATGAGCAAATGAAAGAGGCCTTGAAAATGCTTTGCATAAAGGCCTGGTGA